In the Solibacillus sp. FSL K6-1523 genome, one interval contains:
- a CDS encoding AAA family ATPase — translation MKFVHIFGPQAVGKMTVGQELAKITDLKLFHNHMTIDLVNHFFDYSTKEGKRLVNLFRQEIFEEVSKSNLYGMVFTYVWLFDLESDWDYVKRLTQLFESRGATVYYVELEADVEERLERNKTPNRLEHKPKKRDIEWSENDLKCTMEKHRLNSLEGEITFQNYIKINNTNLSAKEVAKIVKREFHL, via the coding sequence ATGAAATTTGTTCATATATTTGGACCACAAGCGGTTGGTAAAATGACAGTTGGGCAGGAGCTAGCAAAAATAACAGATTTAAAACTTTTTCATAATCATATGACGATTGATTTAGTTAATCATTTTTTTGATTACAGTACAAAAGAAGGGAAAAGATTAGTAAATTTGTTTCGTCAGGAAATTTTTGAAGAGGTTTCAAAGAGTAATTTGTATGGAATGGTCTTTACTTATGTTTGGTTGTTTGATCTAGAGTCGGATTGGGATTATGTTAAGCGCCTTACCCAACTTTTCGAGTCTAGAGGAGCCACTGTTTACTATGTGGAATTGGAGGCAGACGTAGAAGAGAGACTTGAGCGAAATAAAACCCCAAATAGGCTAGAACATAAGCCTAAAAAAAGAGATATTGAATGGTCTGAGAATGACTTAAAATGCACAATGGAGAAACATAGATTAAATTCGTTAGAAGGTGAAATCACATTCCAAAACTATATCAAGATTAACAATACAAACTTAAGTGCTAAAGAAGTAGCGAAGATAGTTAAGAGGGAATTTCATTTATAG
- a CDS encoding GNAT family N-acetyltransferase, with protein MNIFIEKLRASDAEDLLNFELENRTFFEEMVPTRGDEYYNPEYFKKRHETLLEEQVKGSSYFYLIKDKDSSILGRINLVDIDESDKIGYLGYRVGQAYTGKGIANKALKILVDTITNEDVKQIKAKTTTNNLASQRILEKNGFERIGISSEAFEMNGQRLSFVYYALNISSS; from the coding sequence ATGAATATATTTATTGAAAAATTACGTGCTTCAGACGCAGAAGATTTGCTAAATTTTGAACTTGAAAACAGAACTTTTTTCGAGGAAATGGTTCCGACGCGTGGAGATGAATACTATAACCCAGAGTATTTTAAAAAAAGACATGAAACGTTACTTGAAGAACAAGTTAAAGGAAGTTCATATTTCTACTTAATTAAAGATAAAGATAGCTCCATTCTAGGAAGGATAAATTTAGTGGATATTGATGAATCTGATAAAATCGGTTACCTCGGTTATAGGGTGGGGCAAGCATATACTGGTAAAGGAATTGCTAATAAAGCATTGAAAATATTAGTAGATACCATAACTAACGAAGACGTAAAACAGATCAAAGCCAAAACAACAACTAATAACTTAGCATCCCAAAGAATTTTAGAGAAAAATGGATTTGAGAGAATAGGTATTAGTAGTGAAGCATTCGAAATGAATGGACAGAGGCTAAGTTTCGTTTATTACGCTTTGAATATTTCATCTTCTTGA